One window of the Cherax quadricarinatus isolate ZL_2023a chromosome 1, ASM3850222v1, whole genome shotgun sequence genome contains the following:
- the LOC138851713 gene encoding uncharacterized protein produces the protein MPPVKKGLSEEKKSHIRTMPETNRRRISGKSVFYHGESEEGAVTRHTQADTTCVTASPATSVVTSAISPTASPATFVASAISPTASPATFVASVISPTASPATSAASPATSAASATSVVTSAISPTASPATFVASATSLATSTTSLATSATTLTTSLFTSLTASLATSLTASLASSLSTALAKSLATSTTLTTSTTSLSTSLTTSLATSLATSFTTSLTTSLATSLTTSLSTSLATSLSTSLATPLTTSLSTSLATSLSTSLATSLTTSLSTSLATSLATSLSTSLATSDKSVPLVLDSSSDDDDDSLLEFLMDTYISSLEPDSNPSRSTMSSASGISSVSAAKKRASHHITKSLECDDDEQIRISKEGLEQVIMRNCPLCLRKVKVNFTTHHLKTSVTVKCRKCDVMFGPESHSNPSKCMSVSAR, from the coding sequence ATGCCACCAGTGAAGAAGGGATTATCTGAAGAGAAGAAGTCACACATAAGAACAATGCCGGAAACTAATAGGCGGAGAATTAGTGGAAAATCGGTGTTTTATCATGGAGAGAGTGAGGAAGGAGCTGTGACTCGCCACACTCAAGCTGATACCACATGTGTTACAGCGTCTCCTGCCACATCTGTTGTTACATCTGCCATATCTCCTACCGCATCTCCTGCCACATTTGTCGCATCTGCCATATCTCCTACCGCATCTCCTGCCACATTTGTCGCATCTGTCATATCTCCTACCGCATCTCCTGCCACATCTGCCGCATCTCCTGCCACATCTGCCGCATCTGCCACATCTGTTGTTACATCTGCCATATCTCCTACCGCATCTCCTGCCACATTTGTCGCATCTGCCACATCTCTTGCCACATCTACCACGTCTCTTGCCACATCTGCCACAACTCTTACTACATCTCTTTTCACATCTCTTACCGCATCTCTTGCCACATCTCTTACCGCATCTCTTGCCTCATCTCTTTCCACAGCTCTTGCCAAATCTCTTGCCACATCTACAACTCTTACCACATCTACCACATCTCTTTCCACATCTTTAACCACGTCTCTTGCCACGTCTCTTGCCACATCTTTTACCACATCTCTTACCACATCTCTTGCCACATCTCTTACCACATCTCTTTCCACATCTCTTGCCACATCTCTTTCTACATCTCTTGCCACACCTCTTACCACATCTCTTTCCACATCTCTTGCCACATCTCTTTCCACATCTCTTGCCACATCTCTTACCACATCTCTTTCCACATCTCTTGCCACATCTCTTGCCACATCTCTTTCTACATCTCTTGCCACATCTGACAAGTCTGTTCCTCTAGTTCTTGACTCGTCTAGTGACGATGACGATGACTCATTGTTGGAATTTCTCATGGACACGTATATATCTAGTCTTGAACCTGACAGTAATCCATCACGTTCAACAATGTCATCCGCATCAGGAATATCATCTGTGAGCGCTGCAAAGAAACGAGCGTCGCATCATATAACGAAGTCATTGGAATGTGACGATGATGAACAAATAAGAATAAGCAAGGAAGGTTTAGAACAGGTTATAATGCGTAATTGTCCTCTGTGTTTGAGAAAGGTGAAAGTAAACTTTACAACCCATCACCTGAAAACATCTGTGACAGTGAAGTGTAGGAAGTGTGATGTAATGTTTGGTCCtgaatcccactcaaatccaagtAAATGTATGAGTGTTTCTGCAAGGTAA